One genomic region from Quercus robur chromosome 4, dhQueRobu3.1, whole genome shotgun sequence encodes:
- the LOC126724576 gene encoding uncharacterized protein LOC126724576: MATEYFTKWAETVSFQKATGGVVANFIKENIIVRFGVPHRIISDNGTPFVNSDVRKMMKFYQVKYHRSSLYYPQGNGQVEATNKVLIKIIIYETEVVNPVEVMTPSLRVMQMQGKEKEGEAFTAKRCEDLEGLDERREEVQERSHKYRQNMTNAYGRMTKERVFAEGQLVLKVADYVRRGMTRPSKFAPKWEGPLVIRETHPSGYYRLT, translated from the exons ATGGCTACGGAGTACTTCACTAAGTGGGCAGAGACAGTGTCATTCCAAAAGGCCACAGGAGGAGTAGTGGCAAACTTCATCAAGGAGAACATAATTGTGAGGTTTGGAGTGCCTCATAGGATTATTAGCGATAATGGTACACCGTTTGTCAACAGTGATGTAAGGAAAATGATGAAATTCTACCAAGTCAAATACCATCGTTCATCGCTTTATTAccctcaaggaaatgggcaagtagAGGCAACAAACAAGGTTCTCATAAAGATCATCA TATACGAGACAGAGGTAGTAAACCCCGTAGAAGTGATGACTCCATCTTTGAGAGTAATGCAGATGCAAGGGAaggaaaaagagggagaagcCTTTACGGCAAAAAGGTGTGAAGATCTAGAAGGACTTGATGAAAGAAGGGAGGAAGTCCAAGAGCGTAGCCACAAATACAGACAAAATATGACAAACGCCTATGGCAGGATGACTAAAGAGAGGGTGTTCGCGGAAGGACAACTTGTGCTGAAAGTGGCAGACTATGTTAGGCGAGGTATGACAAGACCATCTAAGTTTGCACCCAAATGGGAGGGACCCCTCGTTATAAGAGAGACACACCCGAGTGGATATTATCGCCTAACCTAG